From the genome of Candidatus Goldiibacteriota bacterium HGW-Goldbacteria-1, one region includes:
- a CDS encoding multidrug ABC transporter ATP-binding protein: protein MNVIEVSGLTKIYKAQDFWKNDRVTAVQDISFNVVKGEVFGLLGLNGAGKTTLMKVLLGLLKPTKGTVSILGGSIEERSVRARVGYLSELPYFPKYLKAREVLSYFADIFGIDEKNKKQKIEEVLELTGLNKKNDVRIKGFSKGMQGRLGLAQALLNDPELLLLDEPMSGLDPLGYKETRDIILNLKKQGKTIFFNSHILSEVEKICDKVAILHGGKITEIKTVSEIKRKYGEVEKYFVKTVGGKLK from the coding sequence ATGAATGTAATTGAAGTAAGCGGCCTTACAAAAATTTATAAGGCGCAGGATTTCTGGAAAAATGACCGTGTGACTGCGGTTCAGGATATTTCCTTTAATGTGGTAAAGGGTGAGGTTTTCGGCCTTTTAGGTTTAAACGGCGCGGGAAAGACTACCCTTATGAAAGTGCTGCTGGGGCTTTTAAAACCCACAAAAGGAACAGTGTCAATACTTGGCGGGTCAATTGAAGAGAGGTCTGTACGCGCAAGGGTGGGGTACCTTTCAGAACTGCCTTATTTTCCAAAGTACTTAAAAGCTCGCGAGGTATTATCATATTTTGCTGATATATTCGGTATTGATGAAAAAAATAAAAAACAAAAAATAGAAGAAGTACTTGAACTGACAGGGCTTAATAAAAAAAATGACGTAAGGATTAAAGGGTTTTCAAAAGGCATGCAGGGCAGGCTTGGTTTGGCGCAGGCGCTTTTAAATGACCCGGAACTGCTGCTGTTGGATGAACCCATGTCAGGGCTGGATCCGCTGGGATATAAAGAAACAAGGGATATCATTCTTAATCTTAAAAAACAGGGTAAAACCATTTTTTTTAATTCCCATATCCTAAGTGAAGTGGAAAAAATATGTGATAAAGTGGCAATTCTTCACGGCGGTAAAATTACTGAAATAAAAACTGTATCGGAGATTAAGCGGAAATACGGTGAAGTGGAAAAGTATTTTGTGAAAACGGTAGGAGGTAAACTGAAATGA
- a CDS encoding pantoate--beta-alanine ligase yields the protein MKIIRNINEMQKYSDSIRRAARKTPHVIGFVPTMGYLHEGHLSLVKAAAKESTKVVVSIFVNPAQFGPNEDFSKYPRDEERDLSLLEEIKEVDCVFIPSADEMYPEGYATYLNVENEMTKVLCGLSRPGHFKGVTTVVAKLINAVKPDKMFLGHKDMQQVIILTKMMKDMNYDTGVVICPTAREKDGLALSSRNSYLSPEERNTAPALYKSLQMAESMAELGERDAAVIVREIKRKLKEEKVEIDYVEVVNPYTLEKTDRISGEALIAAAIYVGKTRLIDNTIIRTND from the coding sequence TTGAAGATAATTAGAAATATAAATGAAATGCAGAAATATTCAGATTCAATCAGAAGGGCGGCAAGAAAAACTCCCCACGTGATTGGTTTTGTACCAACTATGGGGTACCTGCATGAAGGCCACCTTTCGCTTGTGAAAGCCGCGGCAAAGGAATCCACAAAAGTTGTGGTAAGTATCTTTGTAAACCCGGCACAGTTTGGCCCAAATGAAGATTTTTCTAAATACCCGCGTGATGAAGAACGCGACCTGTCTTTACTTGAAGAAATAAAAGAAGTTGACTGCGTATTTATTCCTTCTGCTGATGAAATGTATCCGGAAGGCTACGCCACATATTTAAATGTGGAAAACGAAATGACAAAAGTGCTGTGCGGGCTTTCAAGGCCGGGGCATTTTAAAGGCGTAACCACGGTTGTCGCAAAACTGATAAACGCGGTAAAGCCCGATAAAATGTTTTTGGGGCACAAGGATATGCAGCAGGTAATAATATTGACTAAAATGATGAAAGACATGAATTACGACACCGGTGTTGTAATCTGCCCCACGGCAAGGGAAAAAGACGGCCTTGCTTTAAGTTCCAGAAATTCATACCTTTCACCTGAAGAGCGCAATACGGCTCCTGCCCTTTATAAATCGCTTCAGATGGCGGAAAGTATGGCGGAACTTGGTGAACGCGACGCTGCGGTCATTGTAAGGGAAATAAAGAGAAAATTAAAGGAAGAAAAAGTGGAGATAGATTATGTGGAAGTGGTAAATCCGTACACGCTTGAAAAAACCGACAGAATATCCGGCGAAGCGCTGATAGCGGCCGCCATATACGTCGGAAAAACGAGGCTGATTGACAATACGATTATAAGGACAAATGATTAA
- a CDS encoding aspartate dehydrogenase: MLFRREKKLGIIGCGAIGTEIACAVDNGDINVILEACCDTDKSKYHLLVSKLKKTKPALLDMEKLIKKCDLVVECAQKAAVTDIFKLAIKYNRDIVFLSAGGVLENMDLVEQARSKLINVYVPSGAVVGIDGLDAAKYRGLKQVTLITRKPPKAFKGVKYLEDKGINPDEIVTETVIFDGTAREAVIGFPANINVAATLSIAGIGPDATRVKIIADPFVSTNKHELIVEGDFGRFRAITENFPSPNNPKTSYLTSLSAIVLIKKIVEPLHIGT; the protein is encoded by the coding sequence ATGCTGTTTCGCAGAGAAAAAAAACTTGGGATTATAGGTTGCGGGGCAATAGGCACAGAGATAGCCTGTGCCGTTGATAACGGTGATATTAATGTGATTCTTGAAGCTTGCTGTGATACGGATAAGTCAAAATATCATCTGCTTGTTTCTAAACTTAAAAAAACAAAACCGGCCCTTCTTGATATGGAAAAACTGATTAAAAAATGCGACCTTGTTGTGGAATGCGCTCAGAAAGCCGCGGTTACTGATATTTTTAAACTGGCGATTAAATATAACAGGGATATTGTGTTTTTAAGCGCCGGAGGCGTGCTGGAAAATATGGATCTGGTGGAACAGGCAAGGAGCAAGCTGATTAACGTATACGTGCCGTCTGGCGCGGTAGTGGGTATAGACGGTCTGGATGCCGCCAAATACCGCGGATTAAAGCAGGTTACCCTTATAACAAGAAAACCGCCAAAGGCTTTTAAAGGGGTAAAATATCTTGAGGATAAAGGCATTAACCCTGATGAAATAGTAACTGAAACGGTTATCTTTGACGGCACCGCAAGGGAAGCTGTTATCGGTTTTCCGGCTAATATAAATGTGGCGGCCACATTAAGTATAGCGGGCATCGGCCCGGATGCAACAAGGGTAAAAATAATAGCAGACCCGTTTGTAAGCACAAATAAACACGAGCTTATTGTGGAAGGCGATTTTGGAAGGTTCAGGGCGATAACGGAAAATTTCCCTTCGCCCAATAATCCCAAGACAAGCTATCTGACATCCTTGTCGGCAATAGTGCTGATAAAGAAAATAGTGGAACCGCTGCATATTGGGACATAG
- a CDS encoding aspartate 1-decarboxylase, producing MMIEMLKSKIHRATVTDKHLEYEGSITIDPALTQAAGIRVHEKVHVLDLNNGQRFETYVISGRKNSGEICVNGAAARLVEAGDKVIIIAYGFMNEEELLYQEAKIVKVDDKNKILKKKVKK from the coding sequence ATGATGATAGAAATGCTTAAATCAAAGATTCACCGTGCTACAGTCACAGATAAACACCTGGAATACGAAGGCAGCATTACAATAGACCCCGCGCTGACGCAGGCTGCAGGAATACGTGTGCATGAAAAAGTTCACGTGCTTGACCTTAATAACGGGCAGCGGTTTGAAACTTATGTGATATCAGGCAGGAAGAATTCAGGGGAAATATGCGTAAACGGCGCTGCAGCCAGGCTTGTGGAAGCGGGCGATAAAGTCATTATTATTGCTTATGGTTTTATGAATGAAGAAGAGTTATTGTATCAAGAGGCGAAAATTGTAAAAGTTGACGATAAAAATAAAATATTAAAGAAAAAGGTGAAAAAATAA